One genomic window of Stigmatopora nigra isolate UIUO_SnigA chromosome 13, RoL_Snig_1.1, whole genome shotgun sequence includes the following:
- the grhl3 gene encoding grainyhead-like protein 3 homolog isoform X2, with product MTKETETLGVVFQSENFNYNRYNTNYSMDPWSYLDSAMPEDSLNKPRLHPGDDLAAITMLYEQCKSQKEQKIPICSRSSSICKPTERTPSNDLVSLDTSTNVMKILSENPSANYSLDVIGAKQNPSLPVSLPPNADTYATLTSVVADSDKQELNIIFDSLLQKWPETTAFPGAETLNYNESFPENHSSPVYSGSYTGSPPETYRNEFQFSLGAPSASSYKSSELPMVYLNKGQFYPITLQGVDSSSCVTATKVKTVVMAVFENDKTPEMQLRFWNHWHARQPTVKQRVIDIADYKEVFTGISNIEEVAFNALSFIWNPNEEAKVFIGINSLSTDFSSQKGVKGLPLNLQIDTYDFSSGNNQLIHRAACQIKIFCDKGAERKMRDEERKRTKRRGKTSNDANAKSLVSSSIGTDCTFFHTMDDHITQPVLFIPETHLSSLQRMATPMDENERASRKRLYADKEQNSSTPGKLARRDDSNRVLLYVRRAAEEVFDALMLGTPTVSGLREAISEKYGMHEDTIGKIYKKCKRGIYVNMDDIIIEHYTNQSAFLIEMSEVVNGQFQVTLIEV from the exons ATGACCAAAGAGACTGA GACTCTGGGAGTGGTCTTTCAGAGTGAGAACTTCAATTATAACCGATACAACACAAACTACTCCATGGACCCCTGGTCTTACCTGGATAGTGCCATGCCCGAAGACAGCCTGAACAAACCCAGACTTCATCCTGGAGATGACCTGGCAGCCATAACCATGCTCTATGAACAGTGCAAG AGTCAGAAGGAGCAGAAGATTCCCATCTGCAGTCGAAGCAGTAGCATCTGCAAACCAAcagagag GACTCCAAGCAATGACCTCGTCTCATTGGACACATCCACCAATGTCATGAAGATCCTCTCTGAGAACCCCTCAGCCAACTATTCACTGGATGTCATAGGAGCCAAGCAGAATCCTTCTCTACCCGTCTCTCTGCCTCCCAACGCTGACACCTATGCCACACTGACCAGCGTAGTGGCGGACAGCGACAAGCAGGAACTCAACATTATTTTCGATTCTTTGCTCCAGAAGTGGCCAGAGACCACTGCGTTTCCTGGTGCAGAG ACTCTTAACTACAACGAGTCCTTCCCTGAAAACCACTCAAGTCCTGTCTACTCAGGCTCATACACTGGTTCCCCCCCTGAGACATACCGAAATGAGTTCCAGTTTTCTCTGGGAGCCCCCTCGGCCTCTTCTTACAAATCCAGCGAGTTACCCATGGTCTACTTGAACAAGGGACAGTTCTACCCCATCACTCTGCAGGGAGTGGACAGTAGCTCCTGCGTGACTGCAACTAAAGTCAAG ACGGTGGTGATGGCCGTGTTTGAGAATGACAAGACGCCAGAAATGCAGCTCCGTTTTTGGAACCATTGGCACGCTCGCCAGCCGACCGTCAAGCAGAGGGTCATTGATATCG CGGATTATAAAGAAGTATTCACCGGTATTAGCAACATTGAAGAGGTCGCCTTCAATGCCCTTTCCTTCATTTGGAACCCCAATGAAGAAGCAAag GTGTTTATCGGCATCAACTCTCTGAGCACGGATTTCTCGTCGCAGAAGGGCGTGAAAGGCCTGCCTCTCAACCTGCAGATTGACACGTATGACTTCAGCTCCGGGAACAATCAGCTTATACACAGAGCCGCCTGCCAAATCAAGATTTTCTGTGATAAG ggAGCTGAGAGGAAGATGCGTGATGAGGAGAGGAAGAGAACGAAGAGGAGAGGGAAGACGAGCAATGACGCCAATG CCAAATCGCTAGTGAGCAGCTCCATAGGTACCGATTGCACCTTCTTCCACACTATGGATGACCACATCACCCAGCCAGTCCTTTTCATCCCAGAAACACATCTGTCCAGCTTACAACGCATG GCGACGCCCATGGATGAAAACGAAAG AGCGTCGCGGAAAAGGTTGTATGCCGACAAAGAGCAGAATAGCTCTACGCCAGGCAAACTAGCCCGCAGGGACGATTCCAACAGAG TCTTGTTGTACGTGAGGAGAGCTGCCGAAGAGGTTTTTGACGCACTCATGCTCGGCACGCCAACCGTGTCAGGCCTTCGAGAAGCT ATTTCAGAAAAATATGGAATGCACGAAGACACCATTGGGAAAATCTACAAGAAGTGTAAGCGAGG GATTTACGTCAACATGGACGACATCATCATCGAACACTACACCAACCAATCGGCTTTTCTCATCGAAATGTCAGAGGTGGTCAATGGTCAATTCCAAGTCACTCTCATCGAAGTATGA
- the cldn23l gene encoding claudin-23 — MQTPASMVMGIVFAPLGLVLLFTAAITPQWREGHTRLDLAKPGSVLLRTVVKNHSPGVGLLLVRSDGLWESCLQLEHSELKQCWPAAGPYQRDRRVRLAQGLVLTSLFLCGTGILLACIGVRCWTDLPLRGVAATGGLLVVVAGLLSMTALVVYTHNLYKLGTEDTQKDPNKTRFPRLSLRPAGSLYFGWLGSCLQVLGGSALVFSFKRPRCRTCPELAACPACQPCSEIRNKPDSGMYEVNC; from the coding sequence ATGCAGACTCCAGCGTCCATGGTAATGGGGATCGTCTTCGCCCCCTTGGGTTTGGTCCTGCTCTTCACGGCTGCCATCACCCCTCAATGGCGAGAGGGCCACACACGTCTGGACTTAGCCAAACCTGGATCTGTTCTCCTCCGAACGGTGGTCAAAAACCACAGTCCCGGGGTTGGTTTGCTACTGGTCCGCTCAGACGGGTTGTGGGAGAGTTGTCTGCAGTTGGAGCACTCCGAACTAAAGCAGTGCTGGCCAGCGGCGGGCCCTTATCAGCGAGACCGCCGGGTTCGTCTCGCCCAAGGCTTGGTCCTGACCTCTCTGTTCCTGTGCGGGACCGGCATACTCCTCGCCTGTATCGGGGTACGTTGCTGGACGGACCTCCCGCTACGTGGGGTGGCAGCTACGGGTGGGCTCTTGGTGGTGGTGGCCGGGCTGCTTAGCATGACAGCGCTAGTGGTCTACACCCATAACCTATACAAACTGGGCACGGAGGACACTCAGAAGGACCCGAATAAAACCAGGTTCCCTCGGCTGAGCTTGCGCCCGGCAGGGTCACTGTACTTTGGATGGTTGGGTTCATGCTTGCAGGTACTTGGAGGGAGCGCCCTGGTGTTCAGCTTCAAGAGACCCCGATGCCGAACTTGTCCGGAGTTGGCGGCTTGCCCCGCTTGTCAGCCGTGCTCGGAGATTCGCAACAAGCCCGACTCTGGAATGTATGAAGTCAACTGTTAA
- the grhl3 gene encoding grainyhead-like protein 3 homolog isoform X1 — protein sequence MTKETETLGVVFQSENFNYNRYNTNYSMDPWSYLDSAMPEDSLNKPRLHPGDDLAAITMLYEQCKSQKEQKIPICSRSSSICKPTERTPSNDLVSLDTSTNVMKILSENPSANYSLDVIGAKQNPSLPVSLPPNADTYATLTSVVADSDKQELNIIFDSLLQKWPETTAFPGAETLNYNESFPENHSSPVYSGSYTGSPPETYRNEFQFSLGAPSASSYKSSELPMVYLNKGQFYPITLQGVDSSSCVTATKVKTVVMAVFENDKTPEMQLRFWNHWHARQPTVKQRVIDIADYKEVFTGISNIEEVAFNALSFIWNPNEEAKVFIGINSLSTDFSSQKGVKGLPLNLQIDTYDFSSGNNQLIHRAACQIKIFCDKGAERKMRDEERKRTKRRGKTSNDANAKSLVSSSIGTDCTFFHTMDDHITQPVLFIPETHLSSLQRMATPMDENERASRKRLYADKEQNSSTPGKLARRDDSNRGKNANIIRFFAVIGPTMRCNIEMFSTFFSSKVLLYVRRAAEEVFDALMLGTPTVSGLREAISEKYGMHEDTIGKIYKKCKRGIYVNMDDIIIEHYTNQSAFLIEMSEVVNGQFQVTLIEV from the exons ATGACCAAAGAGACTGA GACTCTGGGAGTGGTCTTTCAGAGTGAGAACTTCAATTATAACCGATACAACACAAACTACTCCATGGACCCCTGGTCTTACCTGGATAGTGCCATGCCCGAAGACAGCCTGAACAAACCCAGACTTCATCCTGGAGATGACCTGGCAGCCATAACCATGCTCTATGAACAGTGCAAG AGTCAGAAGGAGCAGAAGATTCCCATCTGCAGTCGAAGCAGTAGCATCTGCAAACCAAcagagag GACTCCAAGCAATGACCTCGTCTCATTGGACACATCCACCAATGTCATGAAGATCCTCTCTGAGAACCCCTCAGCCAACTATTCACTGGATGTCATAGGAGCCAAGCAGAATCCTTCTCTACCCGTCTCTCTGCCTCCCAACGCTGACACCTATGCCACACTGACCAGCGTAGTGGCGGACAGCGACAAGCAGGAACTCAACATTATTTTCGATTCTTTGCTCCAGAAGTGGCCAGAGACCACTGCGTTTCCTGGTGCAGAG ACTCTTAACTACAACGAGTCCTTCCCTGAAAACCACTCAAGTCCTGTCTACTCAGGCTCATACACTGGTTCCCCCCCTGAGACATACCGAAATGAGTTCCAGTTTTCTCTGGGAGCCCCCTCGGCCTCTTCTTACAAATCCAGCGAGTTACCCATGGTCTACTTGAACAAGGGACAGTTCTACCCCATCACTCTGCAGGGAGTGGACAGTAGCTCCTGCGTGACTGCAACTAAAGTCAAG ACGGTGGTGATGGCCGTGTTTGAGAATGACAAGACGCCAGAAATGCAGCTCCGTTTTTGGAACCATTGGCACGCTCGCCAGCCGACCGTCAAGCAGAGGGTCATTGATATCG CGGATTATAAAGAAGTATTCACCGGTATTAGCAACATTGAAGAGGTCGCCTTCAATGCCCTTTCCTTCATTTGGAACCCCAATGAAGAAGCAAag GTGTTTATCGGCATCAACTCTCTGAGCACGGATTTCTCGTCGCAGAAGGGCGTGAAAGGCCTGCCTCTCAACCTGCAGATTGACACGTATGACTTCAGCTCCGGGAACAATCAGCTTATACACAGAGCCGCCTGCCAAATCAAGATTTTCTGTGATAAG ggAGCTGAGAGGAAGATGCGTGATGAGGAGAGGAAGAGAACGAAGAGGAGAGGGAAGACGAGCAATGACGCCAATG CCAAATCGCTAGTGAGCAGCTCCATAGGTACCGATTGCACCTTCTTCCACACTATGGATGACCACATCACCCAGCCAGTCCTTTTCATCCCAGAAACACATCTGTCCAGCTTACAACGCATG GCGACGCCCATGGATGAAAACGAAAG AGCGTCGCGGAAAAGGTTGTATGCCGACAAAGAGCAGAATAGCTCTACGCCAGGCAAACTAGCCCGCAGGGACGATTCCAACAGAGGTAAAAACGCAAATATTATTAGATTTTTCGCTGTCATTGGGCCAACGATGAGATGCAACATTGAAATGTTTTCTACGTTTTTTTCCTCTAAAGTCTTGTTGTACGTGAGGAGAGCTGCCGAAGAGGTTTTTGACGCACTCATGCTCGGCACGCCAACCGTGTCAGGCCTTCGAGAAGCT ATTTCAGAAAAATATGGAATGCACGAAGACACCATTGGGAAAATCTACAAGAAGTGTAAGCGAGG GATTTACGTCAACATGGACGACATCATCATCGAACACTACACCAACCAATCGGCTTTTCTCATCGAAATGTCAGAGGTGGTCAATGGTCAATTCCAAGTCACTCTCATCGAAGTATGA